The sequence GTTGCTCACGCCGATGGCCTTGATCAGGCCCTGCTCGTGCAATTCGCGCATGGCACCGGCGGTCTCTTGCATGGGCGTTCGAGGATCGGGCCAATGCACGAAATAAACGTCGATGTGCTGCACGCCAAGGCGCTCCAGCGACTGGTCGATTTCCTCAGCAATGCGCTCGGCACGGGCGTCGCGGAAGACTCGGCCGTCGTCCCAGTTGAGGCCGCACTTGGTGGCGATGCGCACCTTGTCTCGGTTTTCGTACTCGGCCAGGGCTTTGCCCAAGATCTTTTCGGATGTGCCGAAACCATAGACTGGAGCGGTGTCCACCAGGGTCACCCCTTTGTCCAGAGCCGCGTGGATGGTCTCTATGGACTGACGTTCTTCCGTGCCGCCCCACATCCAGCCGCCTATTGCCCAGGTGCCCAGGCTTATGCGCGAGACTCGCGAGTCCAAACCGGGAATGGTCGTTAATTCCATGCCGTCCTCCTTGGGAGTGAGTGTCCTAGTCTCCAAGCCTAGCACCAATGGCCGCACAGGGGAACGCCGCCAGCGCAGACAGGTGAGTCGGAGCTTTCCCGCCGGTCCAAAAACTGATACTTCCCGGCCCCTGACACCATGACAAGGATACCCATGCGCACGGCCATTCTCCTGACAGCCTACGGTTCGCGCCACCCTCGCGCCCAGGCCTCGTTCGAGTACATCGAGCGCCAGGTGGCCGGACTGTTCCCCGGCATCGAGGTGCGCTGGTGCTTCACGTCCAAGAACGTACGCAGGCTGCGCGAGGCCGATTCGCCCGCCGAGGCTTTGGAGCGCTTGCGCGAGGAGGGCTTCGAGGCCGTCTGCGTGCAGTCCCTGCATATTATTCCCGGAGCCGAGTACGAGGAGATGCTTGCTGCCACCGCGTGTGCGGCCGGTTTCACGCGTCTGGAAACCGGCCTGCCGCTATTAGCCGGAGCTGGCGACACGGCCCGTGTGGCTCACGCGCTGCTGCGCCTTTTGCCGGATAGTTTTGCCGAATGCCCGGCGGGATGCTGCGCGGTCTTTCTCGGCCACGGCACGTCCCATCCCGGCAACGTTCACTATGATGCCCTGGCTCGGGAGCTGGCGAACCTCAATCCGCGCGCCTTTCTGGGCACCCTGGAGGCGGGGCCGGACGCGGCTACCGTGCGGAACGCCCTGCTGGCCGCCGGATGTCGTGAAGCCTTTCTTGTGCCGTTCTTTTTCACCGCGGGAGTGCACGTGGCCAACGACATGCTCGGCGACGGCCCGGAATCCTGGACTTCGGTCCTGGTCGATGCGGGCATCCAGGCCCGGCCCATCGTGCGTGGTGCGGGCGAGTGCGATTGCCTGGTGGCCATCTGGATGGATCATCTGGCCGAGGCCATGGCCAGACTGGACGCATAGACGAATCGGGAGCAATCCTCGCCGTTCCGCCCCATGTAGGTGGATTTTAAAGCAAAGCACTCTCCATCTTTTGCTTAAGCAGCCGCAGGCGGCCTCCGATAATAAGCCAGCCGCTGGGCGTGGGGCTCGAAGGCGGTTTCGAGCTGACGAAGCTCGGGAACCGTCAGGGGCTCGAACTCACGCGCGGCCTGGGCCAGGGTGCGCACGTGCCCCGGCTTGGAGCAGCCTACGATGACCAGTGTCACGTCGTGGGACAAGGCGTAGCGCAAGAGCAGCTCCGCTGTCAGTCCGCTTTGCTGGTTCAGGTAATAGCCCGCACCGAAGACCTTCATGCCGATGACCGCCAGCCCCTTGTCCCGCGCCGCGGGCAGGGTTTCGGTCAGAAATCCGCCCAGCACGCCCTCCACCGGATTGACCGGCAACAGGACCGCATCAATGGGCCAATCGCGCACGCAGCGGGTCAGGATGGCCGGATCGTGATGGCCCGTGACGCCGATATGCCGCACGCGGCCCGCTTTGCGCGCCTCCAGAAAAGCTTCAAGAGCACCATCGCGCGCCTCGATTTCTTCGATGTCCGCTTCGGTGCGCACGTCATGGATTTGCCACAGGTCGAGCCAGTCGGTGCCCAGGTTATCCAGCGTGGTATCCAGCTCACGCAATGCGCCTTCACGGCTGCGCTGGGCCGATTTGCTCGTATGGAACACGCGCTCTCGCGCCCCTGGATTGGCCCGCCAGAAAGCGCCAAGATACTTTTCGCTGCCGGCATAGGCCCGAGCCGTATCGAAGTAACCGATGCCCTGGGCCAGGGCCGCGTCGAGCATTTCGCCGGCGCGTTCTTCCTCGCCGAAGGTGCGCAGAACTCCCTCGCCGCCAAGACCGACGCGGGTGACTTGGACGTCCGTATCCCCGAAATTGGCTGTGGGTATGGTCTCGGCCATGTTTCCCTCCTTCAGCGATCTCAGATCTCGTTGCGTAGCCTGAGATCCAGCGGATGTGGGCGCAGATAGTACTGCTCGGCCAGATAAGCCTTGTCGTACTTGCGCACGAAATGGTTGAGCAGGGTCACGGGCACGATGAGCGGCACGTTGCCCTGCCGGTAATGCTCGATTAGCTCCAGGGCCTCCTGTTTCTCGTCCGGGGCCAGTTCTTTCTTGAAGTGCCCCAGGATGTGCTGCAGCACGTTGGCGTGCTTGCGAGGCGTGGCCCTGATCCTGAGGCCTTCCATGAGCGTGCGGGCGTAGCGCGCGAGCAGCTCGGGCAACGCTAGCTCCTTGCCGTGGGCCACCAGCCTGCCCAGCTCGTCATAGTGCTTGCGGCTGTGGGCCATGAGCTGGAGCTTGAGTTTGGTATGAAAGGAAACCAGACCGCCCAGGCTTGGACTGGAGGCCTGGAAGCTCTGCCAGGCGTGCATAACGAAGAGCCGTTCGATGAAGTTTTCGCGGAGAGCGGGGTCGTGCAGCCTGCCGTCGTCCTCCACAGGCAGCAGCGGAAAGCGTTCCATGAACAGCCGGGGAAAGATGCCCGCGCCTTTGAGCACCGGCTGTCCGCCTCCTTCGGGATAGACCTTGATCCGCTCCATGCCGCTGGACGGGCTGCGGCTCTTGAAGATGAAGCCGGACAGTTCCTCGCGGGACAGCTCCTCTACCTTGCGTTCCGCCCAGGCGCGCATGCGTTCGGTATGGTCCACGCGGCTCTCGCGCGTGACCAACCTGGGCATTGCGGGATCGCCCACCAGGCGTAAAGCTTCGCGAGGTATGGGCAGTCCGCATTCCACCTCCGGGCACACGTGCACGAAATCCATGTAACGACCCAGGGTCCGCGCAATGTACTGGTCGAGCTGGTGCCCGCCATCGTAGCGGACCTTATGGCCCAACAGGCAGGCGCTGATGCCCACGTGCATGCGTTCGCTGGACATGTCGCTCCTTACCGGTCATTCCCCGGCGAAAAACACGGACTCTCCGGCCGCGCCCGGCAAAGCCAGCAGGATGGTGTAACGCCCCCCATGAGGAGTCGCCGTGAGCGTCACGGAGCCCATGCATTTTTTGGCTGCAAGTCTGGCTATGGGCAGGCCGAAGCCCGTACCCAAGGGCCTGGTAGAGTAAAAAGGCTCGAACAGTGCCTCGATCATGTCCGGGTCGGGCGATGGACCGGAGTTCTCTATTTCTATCTGCAAGAAACCGGGCGTGGCGGTGGAAGGCCGTGAAGCGATTCGCAACCTGGGATTGGCCTTGTCCATGGCTTCCAGACAGTTTCTGAGCGTCTGCAGGAATAGGGGGCGCAGACAGCGTTCGTCGCCCCTGACCAGCGCATTGTTCTCCGCAAGCGCAAGTTCGGGCTCGAAATCGGGCGACGGATATTCCGGGCGCAATATCTGCAAGGTCTCCAACACAAGTTGGGGCACGGAGCAGATTTCGAACTCAGGCTTCAGGTTGAGGATGTCTACGTAGGTGCCTACAGCCTTGACCAGTCGTTCCAGGCGCACAGCCTCTTCGAAGATGGCTTCGCTGTGCTCCTGGGCATCGGTGCAGGGTCCTTTTGTGCGGCGTATGCGCATGGCGTTGCCGCCGATGACCGTTAGCGGATTGCGCAGCTGGTGGGCCACGCCCATCATGACCTCGGTGTCGCAACGCTGAGTGGAGCTGATGAAGGCGTCCGTGGCCAGGAGCATGCAGAAGTCCAGCAGCGCGTCCACGGTTCGCAGCACTTTGCGCAGCTCCGGGATCGGAACCTCGCGCTCGGCCATGTCGCGGCAGTAACGGCGCGTATACCCATAGGCCAAATCGATGAAGCGCTGATCAATGCCCAAAGCCACATGTAGGACGCCGCTGCGCCAGACCATGTTGATGAAGCGTTCGTCGAGCCCACTGGTCCATAGGGCGCGGAACCAGTATTCCCAGGAGCGACGCAGCCGTCCGGGACTGCTCTCCATATGCAGCATGAGCTGAGTCTGGGCGAAACGATCGAATTTGGCGTACAATTGGTCGGCGTAATCCTTGGCATACGTGACGAAAACTTCGCTATAGGGCGCAAGCACTGCCATGGCCTCGTCCTGCAGCTGCAGCTCGCTGCGGAAGTAGGCCATGCGTTCCAACGGGGCCGTGGACTCGAGCAAGCGCGTGCGTTCGGACTCGGCATTGGGCTGGGGCATGGTTCAGGGGTATCCCAAATACTGGTGTGTGGGAAGGGTGGGCTGGAAAAACCCTGCATGCTCATCCGGCGGTAATTGTTGACTCCTGATTCACAAGCCGTTAGGCGAAGTGTTTTTGTAGGTGTATCCATGGACAACGCGACGATCAAAGTTATCTTTTTCGACTTCGGCGGAGTGATCGCCGAGGAGGGCTTTGCCCAGGGCATAAGGGTCATCGCGGCGCAGAACGGCCGCGAGCCTGAAGTCTTCTTCGAGGATGTGCGCCAGGTCATCTTCAAGACCGGCTATGTCTATGGTCGTTGCGACGAGCAGGCCTTCTGGACCGCGCTGCAAACCGAGATGAACTTGCGCGTCGGCGGTCCCGAGACTTGGCGGGAGGAAATCCTTTCGCGTTTCGTGCCCCGCCCGTGGATGATCGATCTGGTCCGCGCAACGCGCACGCGAGGATTGCAGGCCGCAATTTTGAGTGATCAGGTCAACTGGCTGGCCGAATTGAACCAAAAGCACGGCTTTTTCGGCGAGTTCCATAAAGTCTTCAATAGCTGGGACTACGGCTGGACCAAGAGTGAGCCGGAGTTCTTCCATCTGGCCCTGGAAGCCATGGGTGTGCGGCCGAACGAGGCCCTGCTGATTGATGACGCCACGACCAATGTGACGGTGGCCCGGCAGGTGGGACTGTCCGCCATCCTCTATGAAGATCGGGCGTCCTTCGCGCGCGAGCTGGCCGCCTGCCTGCCAGATATGGCCGACATGACGGCCGTGGCCGCTGGAAACTAAGTCCGGGCCACAGCGAATCTCAAGGAGAGAACATGCATAAGCCTTCCATAAGCATCTGCCCCGAGGGCATCGTGTACATAGCCTTCGGCGCCCTGGCCACATTGGTCTTCGCGCTGCTGGGCTGGGCCGTGCCCACGGTCATTTTCCTCATACTCACGGCCTTCACCCTGAATTTCTTTCGCGATCCCGAGCGTATTACGCCCGAAGATCCGAATCTGGCCGTGTCGCCGGCTGACGGCAAGGTCGTCAAGGTGGCCGAGATGGCCGATCCGTTCACGGGCGAGCCGCGCATGGCCATCTGCGTGTTCATGAACGTGTTCAATGTGCACGTGAACCGCATGGCCATGTCCGGCGAGATCACGGGCATTCGCTATCATGCAGGCAAGTTCTTCAACGCAAGTTTGGATAAGGCCTCGCAGCACAACGAGCGCAACGCCGTGACCTTCCGCGATGCCGAAGGCAGCCAGTGGACCATGGTGCAGATCGCGGGACTCATCGCCCGGCGCATCGTCTGCTGGGCCCAGCCTGGGGATCGCCTGACGAGGGGAGAGCGCTTCGGCGTCATCAAGTTTGGGTCCAGAGTTGACCTCTACCTGCCAAGCGGATACGTTCCGGTCGTGGCCGTCGGGGACCAGGTATTTGCTGGTCAGACGGCAATCGCCAAAAAAAGAGCATAATACCCGTGATGTCTGAAGAGCGCCGCAAGCTCCCCTTTCATAAGGGGATCTACATCCTCCCCAACCTCATGACCACGGCCAGCCTGTGCGCCGGCTTTCTGGGCATGATCATGGCCATGGATGGTCGTTTCGAGATGTCCGCCTTGGCCATCCTCATCAGTTGCGTGCTCGACGGTCTGGACGGCAAGATCGCACGACTGACTCGCTCATCCAGCGAGTTCGGCGTGCAGTACGACTCCCTGGCCGATGTCGTGGCCTTCGGAGTCACCCCGGCCTTCCTGGCCTACAACTGGCTGCTCAAGGATTTCGGCCGGCTGGGCCTCATGGCCTGCTTCCTGTTCATCGCCTGCGGCGCGCTGCGCCTGGCGCGTTTCAACATCCAGACCAAGGTCGTGTCCAAGAAGCACTTCATCGGTCTGCCCATTCCGGCAGCCGGGTGCACTTTGGCCACGCTCGTCTATTTCGCGGCCTACCTGCCCGAGTCAATCGTGCAGACCGTCCTGCCCTCGGCCACGCTTATCATGGTCTACTGCTTGTCCTTCCTCATGGTCAGCAAGGTCCGCTACGCCTCCTTCAAGGATTACGGCTGGTTCAAGGCCCACCCCTTCGGGTCCATGATCACGGCCATCCTGCTCTTCGTGCTCATCGCCTCCGAGCCCAAGCTGCTCGGCTTCCTGTTCCTCTTCGGTTACGCCGTATTCGGCATCTTCTACACCTTCCTGGTCCTAGCCAAGAAGCATCCCAAGCTACTACGCGAGCACAGCGAGCTATCGTAGCAGCCTCTTCCATCCGTACATCCATCAGCTCCTTGCGTTAAACGGGGCGGACGACCGGACCGGAGGGCCTACGAGGGCTCCGGGTGCCGGAAGTTCGTCTTGTAACTTATTGTATCCCCATAGTATCACCCTTGAGGAGAGATCATGAGCCAGAGAATCTTCATCTTCGACACGACGTTGCGGGATGGCGAGCAATCGCCTGGCGCGACCATGAATCAAAGCGAAAAGGTGCGCCTGGCGCGTCAGCTCGAATCCCTGGGCGTGGATATCATCGAGGCGGGTTTCCCGGCTTCCAGCCAGGGCGACTTCGAAGCCGTGCAGGCCATTGCCGCGGAGGTCAGGGGCTGCCAGGTGGCCGGTTTGTGCCGCGCCCTGGACAAAGACATCGACCGCGCCTGGGATGCCATCAAGGGCGGCGCGAACCCGCGCATTCATACCTTTCTGGCCACCAGCCCTCTGCACATGACCTACAAGCTGCGCAAGGAGCCGGCGCAGGTCATCGAAATGATCGACCACGCCGTGCGTCATGCGAGCAAGTATACGACCAACGTGGAGTTCTCTGCCGAGGACGGCTCGCGCTCCGAGTGGGAGTTTCTGGCCAGATGTGTGGACACGGCCATCAAGGCCGGCGCCACGACGATCAACATCCCGGACACCGTGGGCTACACCCAGCCCGATGAATTCGCGGCGCTCATCCGCTACCTGCTGGAGAAAGTCCCGGACAGCGACAAGGCCGTGTTCAGCGTGCATTGCCACAATGACCTGGGCTTGGCCGTGGCCAATACATTGGCCGCTCTGCGCGCCGGCGCGCGCCAGGCCGAGGTGACGCTCTCGGGCATCGGCGAGCGCGCGGGTAACGCCTCCATGGAGCAGGTGGTCATGAACCTGACCACCCGTGCCGATCTCTACAAATTGGAAACCGGCATCAAGACCGAGCAGATTTATCCCTCCTGCCGTCTGCTCTCACGCATCATCGGCCAGCCGATTCCGCCCTACAAGCCCATTATCGGCGGCAACGCCTTTGCCCATGAGTCGGGCATCCACCAGGACGGAATGCTCAAGAACCGTCAGACATACGAAATCATGACTCCGGAATCCATCGGCCGCTCGGGCACGGACATGGTGCTCGGCAAGCACTCGGGCCGCGCCGCGCTCGTGGCCAAGATCAAGGAATTGGGCTTCAACGGCCTGAACGAGGAGCAGGTCAATCTGGTTTTC comes from Desulfocurvibacter africanus subsp. africanus DSM 2603 and encodes:
- a CDS encoding HAD family hydrolase; the encoded protein is MDNATIKVIFFDFGGVIAEEGFAQGIRVIAAQNGREPEVFFEDVRQVIFKTGYVYGRCDEQAFWTALQTEMNLRVGGPETWREEILSRFVPRPWMIDLVRATRTRGLQAAILSDQVNWLAELNQKHGFFGEFHKVFNSWDYGWTKSEPEFFHLALEAMGVRPNEALLIDDATTNVTVARQVGLSAILYEDRASFARELAACLPDMADMTAVAAGN
- a CDS encoding YbgA family protein, which produces MSSERMHVGISACLLGHKVRYDGGHQLDQYIARTLGRYMDFVHVCPEVECGLPIPREALRLVGDPAMPRLVTRESRVDHTERMRAWAERKVEELSREELSGFIFKSRSPSSGMERIKVYPEGGGQPVLKGAGIFPRLFMERFPLLPVEDDGRLHDPALRENFIERLFVMHAWQSFQASSPSLGGLVSFHTKLKLQLMAHSRKHYDELGRLVAHGKELALPELLARYARTLMEGLRIRATPRKHANVLQHILGHFKKELAPDEKQEALELIEHYRQGNVPLIVPVTLLNHFVRKYDKAYLAEQYYLRPHPLDLRLRNEI
- a CDS encoding 2-isopropylmalate synthase, with the protein product MSQRIFIFDTTLRDGEQSPGATMNQSEKVRLARQLESLGVDIIEAGFPASSQGDFEAVQAIAAEVRGCQVAGLCRALDKDIDRAWDAIKGGANPRIHTFLATSPLHMTYKLRKEPAQVIEMIDHAVRHASKYTTNVEFSAEDGSRSEWEFLARCVDTAIKAGATTINIPDTVGYTQPDEFAALIRYLLEKVPDSDKAVFSVHCHNDLGLAVANTLAALRAGARQAEVTLSGIGERAGNASMEQVVMNLTTRADLYKLETGIKTEQIYPSCRLLSRIIGQPIPPYKPIIGGNAFAHESGIHQDGMLKNRQTYEIMTPESIGRSGTDMVLGKHSGRAALVAKIKELGFNGLNEEQVNLVFEAVKRLADKKKKIFAEDVEALILEEIYRIPDHYGLLKLTVLSGDTNIAPTAAVKMIVDGEEKQLSGFGVGPVDAVFNTIATIIGRKPGLLEYAVSSITGGTDAQGEVTVKIEENGMTSVGRGADGDIIVASAKAYINALNRLAKKKEERTCVTL
- a CDS encoding protoglobin domain-containing protein gives rise to the protein MPQPNAESERTRLLESTAPLERMAYFRSELQLQDEAMAVLAPYSEVFVTYAKDYADQLYAKFDRFAQTQLMLHMESSPGRLRRSWEYWFRALWTSGLDERFINMVWRSGVLHVALGIDQRFIDLAYGYTRRYCRDMAEREVPIPELRKVLRTVDALLDFCMLLATDAFISSTQRCDTEVMMGVAHQLRNPLTVIGGNAMRIRRTKGPCTDAQEHSEAIFEEAVRLERLVKAVGTYVDILNLKPEFEICSVPQLVLETLQILRPEYPSPDFEPELALAENNALVRGDERCLRPLFLQTLRNCLEAMDKANPRLRIASRPSTATPGFLQIEIENSGPSPDPDMIEALFEPFYSTRPLGTGFGLPIARLAAKKCMGSVTLTATPHGGRYTILLALPGAAGESVFFAGE
- a CDS encoding aldo/keto reductase — protein: MAETIPTANFGDTDVQVTRVGLGGEGVLRTFGEEERAGEMLDAALAQGIGYFDTARAYAGSEKYLGAFWRANPGARERVFHTSKSAQRSREGALRELDTTLDNLGTDWLDLWQIHDVRTEADIEEIEARDGALEAFLEARKAGRVRHIGVTGHHDPAILTRCVRDWPIDAVLLPVNPVEGVLGGFLTETLPAARDKGLAVIGMKVFGAGYYLNQQSGLTAELLLRYALSHDVTLVIVGCSKPGHVRTLAQAAREFEPLTVPELRQLETAFEPHAQRLAYYRRPPAAA
- the pssA gene encoding CDP-diacylglycerol--serine O-phosphatidyltransferase; this encodes MSEERRKLPFHKGIYILPNLMTTASLCAGFLGMIMAMDGRFEMSALAILISCVLDGLDGKIARLTRSSSEFGVQYDSLADVVAFGVTPAFLAYNWLLKDFGRLGLMACFLFIACGALRLARFNIQTKVVSKKHFIGLPIPAAGCTLATLVYFAAYLPESIVQTVLPSATLIMVYCLSFLMVSKVRYASFKDYGWFKAHPFGSMITAILLFVLIASEPKLLGFLFLFGYAVFGIFYTFLVLAKKHPKLLREHSELS
- a CDS encoding phosphatidylserine decarboxylase family protein, whose translation is MHKPSISICPEGIVYIAFGALATLVFALLGWAVPTVIFLILTAFTLNFFRDPERITPEDPNLAVSPADGKVVKVAEMADPFTGEPRMAICVFMNVFNVHVNRMAMSGEITGIRYHAGKFFNASLDKASQHNERNAVTFRDAEGSQWTMVQIAGLIARRIVCWAQPGDRLTRGERFGVIKFGSRVDLYLPSGYVPVVAVGDQVFAGQTAIAKKRA
- a CDS encoding sirohydrochlorin cobaltochelatase, whose product is MRTAILLTAYGSRHPRAQASFEYIERQVAGLFPGIEVRWCFTSKNVRRLREADSPAEALERLREEGFEAVCVQSLHIIPGAEYEEMLAATACAAGFTRLETGLPLLAGAGDTARVAHALLRLLPDSFAECPAGCCAVFLGHGTSHPGNVHYDALARELANLNPRAFLGTLEAGPDAATVRNALLAAGCREAFLVPFFFTAGVHVANDMLGDGPESWTSVLVDAGIQARPIVRGAGECDCLVAIWMDHLAEAMARLDA